The DNA region TGTGAGCAATTCCCAAGCCCAGCTAATGGCTTCTTTTTTGTAATAATCGCCAAAGCTCCAATTACCAAGCATTTCGAAGAAAGTATGATGGTAGCCATCCTTACCCACTTCTTCCAAGTCGTTGTGTTTCCCGCCAGCCCGAATGCACTTCTGAGAGTTTACGGCACGGCTTACCTCAGCCTCCTTATTACCCAAAAAGATACTTTTAAACTGGTTCATACCAGCATTGGCAAATAACAGGGTGGGATCATTCTGGGGGATCACAGGGGAAGAATGCACAAAGCTGTGCCCTTTTTCCTTAAAAAACTCGATGAATTGGCTGCGGATTTCTTTACTATTTAGCACTTTCTACCTCTAGGGCATCGTAGTTTTCGATAATCCATTTCTCTGCACTCCACGCCGCAATCGCACCATCGGATGTGGCAGTAACCACTTGTCTGAGGACTGTATGGCGAATGTCACCAGCGGCATAGACGCCCGGGATATTGGTATGCATGTGGTCATCTGTAAGCACAAATCCAGCGCTATCGAGTTCTATGCGGGATTCCAACAATTCGTTATTAGGCAGAATGCCCACATAGATAAAGATTCCATCCACAGGAAGCATAGAAATTTCTTTTGTTTTACGGTTTACCAATTCGAGTTTGCTCACTTTGGCTTCACCATGAATTTCTTGAACTACTGTATCCCAAATGAATTCAATTTTGGGATTTTTGAAAGCACGTTCTTGAATGATCTTTTGCGCACGTAATTCATCGCGGCGATGGATAACGATCACCTTTTGGGCAAATCTGCTAAGGAAGATTCCTTCTTCTATAGCGCTATCACCTCCGCCAACAACAGCAACTACTTTATCACGATACAAAGCCCCATCGCATGTTGCGCAATAAGATACACCACGTCCGGTAAGGTGTTCTTCTCCGGGTACATTCAACCGGCGAGGATGTGCTCCAGTACAGATTATCACGCTTTTTGCACGGTATTTAGCGCTATCTGTTTCAATAACTTTACACAAACCCTCCATGCCCAAAGCTATAATTTCTTCTTCTATAAATCTAGCGCCAAACCGCTCTGCCTGGGCATGCATTTTGGCAGTTAGTTCAAAACCTGAAAGGGGTTCTTCAAAACCGGGATAGTTCTCAACTTCATCGGTTACTGTGATTTGACCACCCACCATTCCTTTTTCGAATATAGCAGTCTTCAAACCCCCTCGGGCACTATAAAGGGCAGCGCTCAATCCTGCAGGACCGGCACCAATAATAATTACGTCGTATCTCATATTAACCTCAAATAAACTTATCTAATGTGTGCAAAATCCTATATGTATCAATTTAGTCAAGTACAATCCATGCTTTGTACTTGACATAAATACACTCTGCCATAAGCTTGCAAAAAGAAATTAAACGGGAATAGATGATGACACGTGCTATTGTTCTACTTAGCGGAGGAATGGATTCTCTGGTTACAACTGCCATTGCTGCAAAGGAATGTGACGAGTTATTTTGCTTGCATTTCTCTTACGGACAG from Candidatus Cloacimonadota bacterium includes:
- the trxB gene encoding thioredoxin-disulfide reductase, which gives rise to MRYDVIIIGAGPAGLSAALYSARGGLKTAIFEKGMVGGQITVTDEVENYPGFEEPLSGFELTAKMHAQAERFGARFIEEEIIALGMEGLCKVIETDSAKYRAKSVIICTGAHPRRLNVPGEEHLTGRGVSYCATCDGALYRDKVVAVVGGGDSAIEEGIFLSRFAQKVIVIHRRDELRAQKIIQERAFKNPKIEFIWDTVVQEIHGEAKVSKLELVNRKTKEISMLPVDGIFIYVGILPNNELLESRIELDSAGFVLTDDHMHTNIPGVYAAGDIRHTVLRQVVTATSDGAIAAWSAEKWIIENYDALEVESAK